One region of Zingiber officinale cultivar Zhangliang chromosome 7B, Zo_v1.1, whole genome shotgun sequence genomic DNA includes:
- the LOC122005879 gene encoding plant cysteine oxidase 2-like isoform X2 encodes MSIAFDLYLIGIFCLPQAAAIPLHNHPSMTVFSKILLGSMHIKSYDWVNDPQSSNVKIKSSSGACLAKVNTDAVFTAPHRTSVLYPTTGGNLHCFTAVTSCAVLDVLGPPYSDDEGRTCMYYKEYAFSSFPGDATLALGKNEEHAWLEESGSKPHDLVVRGAEYRGPRILEP; translated from the exons ATGTCGATCGCCTTCGATCTTTACTTG ATTGGTATCTTTTGCCTGCCACAAGCAGCTGCAATTCCACTTCACAATCACCCGAGCATGACTGTTTTTAGTAAAATCCTTCTCGGGTCCATGCACATTAAATCGTACGATTGGGTTAATGACCCTCAGAGCTCAAACGTGAAAATCAAATCCTCTAGCG GTGCATGTCTCGCCAAGGTGAACACTGATGCTGTATTTACAGCACCTCATCGGACATCTGTTTTATACCCTACCACTGGGGGTAACTTGCATTGTTTTACTGCAGTAACCTCTTGTGCAGTGTTAGATGTCCTTGGACCACCATACAGTGATGACGAAGGGCGCACTTGTATGTACTACAAGGAATATGCATTCTCAAGTTTCCCGG GTGATGCGACTTTGGCTTTAGGCAAGAATGAGGAGCACGCATGGCTCGAAGAGAGTGGGAGCAAGCCACATGATCTTGTTGTGCGCGGAGCAGAGTATAGAGGCCCGAGGATTTTAGAGCCTTGA
- the LOC122005879 gene encoding plant cysteine oxidase 2-like isoform X1, giving the protein MSFFAQFPDYALCILSIYMIWLLYWRIRIDTLKPDDVGLSPNSPYFQNFGIDGPPPVTYLHLYDCPNFSIGIFCLPQAAAIPLHNHPSMTVFSKILLGSMHIKSYDWVNDPQSSNVKIKSSSGACLAKVNTDAVFTAPHRTSVLYPTTGGNLHCFTAVTSCAVLDVLGPPYSDDEGRTCMYYKEYAFSSFPGDATLALGKNEEHAWLEESGSKPHDLVVRGAEYRGPRILEP; this is encoded by the exons ATGAGCTTCTTTGCTCAATTTCCTGATTATGCTTTGTGCATTTTGTCTATCTATATGATATGGTTGTTGTATTGGCGTATTCGTATAGATACTCTGAAGCCTGATGATGTTGGTCTAAGTCCAAACTCGCCATATTTTCAGAACTTTGGGATTGATGGCCCTCCTCCTGTGACATATTTGCACCTCTACGACTGTCCTAATTTTTCA ATTGGTATCTTTTGCCTGCCACAAGCAGCTGCAATTCCACTTCACAATCACCCGAGCATGACTGTTTTTAGTAAAATCCTTCTCGGGTCCATGCACATTAAATCGTACGATTGGGTTAATGACCCTCAGAGCTCAAACGTGAAAATCAAATCCTCTAGCG GTGCATGTCTCGCCAAGGTGAACACTGATGCTGTATTTACAGCACCTCATCGGACATCTGTTTTATACCCTACCACTGGGGGTAACTTGCATTGTTTTACTGCAGTAACCTCTTGTGCAGTGTTAGATGTCCTTGGACCACCATACAGTGATGACGAAGGGCGCACTTGTATGTACTACAAGGAATATGCATTCTCAAGTTTCCCGG GTGATGCGACTTTGGCTTTAGGCAAGAATGAGGAGCACGCATGGCTCGAAGAGAGTGGGAGCAAGCCACATGATCTTGTTGTGCGCGGAGCAGAGTATAGAGGCCCGAGGATTTTAGAGCCTTGA
- the LOC122005877 gene encoding cytokinin riboside 5'-monophosphate phosphoribohydrolase LOG7-like translates to MGSMRYLSSIAVGCLDNGDPRLVTVMITYAEPASSVRCPHPKPLGKQIVKEEFENPRSRLLQIAEQDERIPGISLRLATVAEHWICVSFFDIELLDSMEGAKSVGSVEEAAATTAEKRSRFRRICVFCGSQCGKKPSYQEAAIELGKELVNSGIDLVYGGGSIGLMGLVSHAVHEGGRHVLGVIPKSLMLKELTGGPVGEVREVSDMHERKAEMARQADAFIALPGGYGTLEELLEVITWAQLGIHKKPVGLLNVDGFYNSLLSFIDVAVEEGFISLAARHIIISAHSAKELMRKLEEYIPEYESKLVWDTTEQKHLSFVPEPESGVAS, encoded by the exons ATGGGTTCCATGCGGTACCTATCCTCGATCGCCGTTGGTTGCCTTGATAACGGTGATCCGAGGCTCGTTACCGTGATGATAACTTATGCGGAGCCCGCGTCGTCGGTTCGCTGCCCGCACCCCAAGCCCCTAGGTAAACAAATCGTTAAAGAAGAATTCGAGAATCCTCGGTCTCGCCTTCTTCAAATAGCGGAGCAGGACGAGAGGATTCCGGGAATCAGTCTTCGTCTTGCTACTGTTGCAGAGCATTGGATTTGCGTTTCTTTCTTCGATATAGAGCTATTGGATTCGATGGAGGGAGCAAAGAGCGTGGGGTCGGTGGAGGAAGCGGCGGCGACGACGGCGGAGAAAAGGTCAAGGTTTCGGAGGATATGCGTTTTCTGCGGGAGCCAATGCGGGAAGAAGCCGAGCTATCAAGAGGCCGCCATCGAGCTCGGAAAGGAACTG GTGAACAGTGGCATCGATTTGGTGTATGGAGGCGGGAGCATTGGGTTGATGGGCCTTGTTTCTCATGCAGTTCATGAAGGAGGTCGCCATGTCTTggg TGTTATTCCGAAGTCTTTGATGCTAAAGGAG TTAACTGGCGGGCCAGTAGGAGAAGTTAGGGAAGTATCAGACATGCATGAAAGGAAAGCTGAAATGGCTCGCCAAGCAGATGCCTTCATAGCTTTACCAG GTGGTTATGGGACACTGGAGGAACTCCTGGAGGTGATTACATGGGCTCAACTTGGCATTCACAAAAAGCCG GTTGGACTGTTGAACGTTGATGGGTTTTATAATTCGTTGTTATCATTCATCGACGTGGCGGTGGAAGAAGGCTTCATTTCACTGGCTGCGAGGCACATAATTATATCTGCCCACTCCGCCAAGGAGCTAATGAGGAAACTTGAG GAGTACATACCGGAATATGAATCCAAATTGGTGTGGGACACTACTGAGCAGAAGCACCTCAGCTTTGTGCCGGAACCAGAGTCCGGTGTTGCTTCATAA
- the LOC122005876 gene encoding ATP-dependent Clp protease proteolytic subunit-related protein 1, chloroplastic-like, which produces MSIALRTLSVSSSFDNVSGFPKNSFWNFSKVSPSTRRSIDFASRKRVACRCESRSSNNYDHIPRKFREENLKEGLKQNYESFPQSMYGLTPSQMDMFLTEDNPVTRQATKVTEESISSARSYIDNGGMYSLNGLEASSNYNMSVSMYRGGGRGYGRLRSAPPDLPSLLLDARIVYLGMPMVPAVTELLVAQFMWLDYDDSSKPIYLYINSSGTQNVEGETVGSETEAYAIADMIAYVKPKVYTINVGMAYGQAAMLLSLGAKGFRGLQPNSSTKLYLPKVYKSSGAATDMWIKAKELDANTEYLLELLAKGIGKPKEEIKKDIELPRYFDAQEAIAYGIADKTIKPEDDAFEKKNYDEQLAKSKAMRKATGAGPQATPSGFR; this is translated from the exons ATGTCGATCGCGCTGCGCACTCTCTCTGTCTCCTCGTCCTTCGACAACGTCTCTGGTTTCCCCAAAAACTCTTTTTGGAACTTCTCCAAGGTTTCGCCAAGTACCCGTAGATCTATTGACTTCGCTTCGAGGAAAAGGGTGGCCTGTAGATGCGAGTCGCGGTCTTCCAACAACTACGATCACATACCCCGCAAATTCCGGGAGGAGAATCTCAAGGAGGGAT TGAAGCAAAATTATGAGAGTTTTCCTCAGTCCATGTATGGCCTTACTCCGTCGCAAATGGACATGTTCTTGACAGAAGATAACCCTGTGACACGTCAAGCAACAAAAGTCACAGAG GAAAGCATTTCTTCTGCAAGAAGTTACATCGACAATGGAGGGATGTACAGTCTAAATGGCTTGGAGGCCTCATCAAACTACAATATGAGTGTGAGTATGTATCGTGGAGGCGGTCGAGGATATGGAAGACTAAGAAGTGCTCCTCCAGACTTGCCTTCTTTGCTCTTGGATGCTCGAATAGTTTACCTTGGCATGCCT ATGGTTCCAGCTGTCACTGAGCTTCTTGTTGCTCAGTTTATGTGGCTAGATTATGACGACTCATCCAAACCTATATATCTCTACATCAATTCATCTGGGACTCAA AATGTGGAGGGAGAGACTGTGGGATCTGAAACTGAGGCTTATGCAATTGCTGACATGATAGCC TATGTTAAACCCAAGGTTTATACGATAAATGTCGGCATGGCATATGGTCAGGCAGCAATGCTATTATCTCTGGGTGCCAAAGGCTTTCGCGGCTTGCAACCAAATTCTTCCA CCAAATTATATCTGCCGAAGGTGTACAAATCCAGTGGTGCAGCTACCGACATGTGGATCAAG GCGAAGGAACTTGATGCCAACACTGAGTATTTATTGGAGTTGTTAGCCAAAGGAATAGGTAAGCCAAAGGAAGAGATTAAGAAGGACATAGAGCTTCCGAGATATTTCGACGCACAAGAAGCTATTGCTTATGGTATTGCAGACAAGACCATTAAGCCAGAAGATGATGCATTTGAGAAAAAG AACTATGATGAGCAATTGGCAAAATCAAAAGCCATGAGAAAAGCAACTGGAGCTGGTCCACAAGCAACACCATCAGGGTTTAGGTAA